The following proteins come from a genomic window of Sardina pilchardus chromosome 13, fSarPil1.1, whole genome shotgun sequence:
- the LOC134099219 gene encoding NEDD4-binding protein 1-like, with protein sequence MAHGGNPDEVLYKPNQAKEHRHPRWLILDGKTLAWSHGRDQSPSYKGIILAVKYLKRHRNPIILCVPEWMTKHEDAHHLDALLQDKVLLFTTPSCPNLIEATEISFMDALAKTINALIVTQTGPDTWSEPLASILQFTMTSDSFMLPRDPRGKHGPTLQKMLQSARVPNEYEVKGKVTHV encoded by the exons ATGGCTCACGGAGGGAATCCAGACGAAGTGCTATACAAGCCCAACCAAGCGAAAGAACACAGACATCCACGGTGGCTTATACTTGACGGCAAAACTCTTGCATGGag TCATGGCCGGGATCAGAGCCCCTCCTACAAAGGCATCATCCTAGCTGTTAAATACCTCAAACGCCACAGAAATCCTATCATCCTCTGTGTGCCGGAGTGGATGACAAAACATGAAG ATGCACACCACTTGGATGCTCTCCTCCAGGACAAGGTCTTGCTGTTCACTACACCCAGCTGCCCCAACCTCATTGAAGCCACTGAAATAAG CTTCATGGATGCACTGGCCAAGACAATCAATGCCCTCATTGTCACACAAACAGGCCCAGACACCTGGAGTGAACCACTTGCAAG CATTCTTCAGTTCACTATGACCAGTGATTCCTTCATGCTGCCAAGGGACCCAAGGGGTAAACATGGACCAACACTACAGAAGATGCTTCAATCGGCCAGAGTTCCAAATGAGTATGAAGTTAAAGGAAAGGTAACCCATGTCTAA
- the LOC134099221 gene encoding cell surface glycoprotein 1-like: MAVMAKIVVLVLIAGFSNVFCFPKREASHEVDVSTTLSPNNQTQTEAVGGASEDVEAGTSAPPHNQTTTAQPDVTDGPSEDDSVTATPSPQNQTRSAAQTENAETDGPSEDDVSVTATSSPQNQTTPASHTENAETDGPSEDDVVTATPSPHNQTTPAAHTENAETDGPSEDDVVTATPSPHNQTTPAAQTENAETDGPSEDDVVTATPSPHNQTTPAAQTENAETDGPSEDDVVTATPSPQNQTTPAAQSENAGKDNRGICGYVY; encoded by the exons ATGGCAGTAATGGCAAAGATTGTTGTTTTGGTTCTCATTGCTGGTTTCAGTAATG tcttttgttttccaaagAGGGAAGCTTCCCATGAGGTTGATGTTTCAACAACACTATCTCCCAACAATCAGACCCAAACTGAAGCTGTGG GTGGTGCAAGTGAAGATGTTGAAGCAGGCACTTCAGCACCTCCCCACAATCAGACTACTACTGCACAGCCTGATGTTACTG ATGGGCCAAGTGAAGATGACTCGGTAACTGCAACCCCAAGTCCCCAAAACCAGACAAGATCTGCTGCCCAAACTGAAAATGCTG AAACTGATGGACCAAGTGAAGATGATGTATCTGTAACTGCAACCTCAAGTCCCCAAAACCAGACAACGCCTGCTTCccacactgaaaatgctg AAACTGATGGGCCAAGTGAAGATGATGTGGTAACTGCAACCCCAAGTCCCCATAACCAGACAACACCGGCTGCccacactgaaaatgctg AAACTGATGGGCCAAGTGAAGATGATGTGGTAACTGCAACCCCAAGTCCCCATAACCAGACAACACCGGCTGCCCAAACTGAAAATGCTG AAACTGATGGGCCAAGTGAAGATGATGTGGTAACTGCAACCCCAAGTCCCCATAACCAGACAACACCGGCTGCCCAAACTGAAAATGCTG AAACTGATGGGCCAAGTGAAGATGATGTGGTAACTGCAACCCCAAGTCCCCaaaaccagacaacacctgctgcccaaAGTGAAAATGCTGGTAAGGACAATCGGGGAATTTGTGGTTAT gtgtattaa
- the LOC134099220 gene encoding deleted in malignant brain tumors 1 protein-like, with translation MAVLVLISVLSISVPSTAVAAQIRLVNGNSRCSGRVEVYLSFLWYKEWVTVCDDAWDMSDAEVVCRQLGCGTAVCAPGKAFYGAGTGGIIMDDVVCSGTEQSLTQCSYNTKHDCKHNEDAGVVCTATGPSISLFSSYSALSAGETLQIRCSRSVYQCNGNLLLYRNGVYVNSEALSSSQSSATFTLSNVDSSHQGSYTCTYSSSSTHSQPISITVDLQEVQYCLQ, from the exons ATGGCTGTTCTCGTTCTAATCTCAG TTCTTTCTATCAGTGTCCCCTCAACAGCTG TCGCTGCCCAGATCAGGCTGGTGAATGGGAACAGTCGGTGCTCAGGTCGAGTGGAGgtgtatctctctttcctttggTATAAGGAGTGGgtaactgtgtgtgatgatgccTGGGACATGAGTGATGCTGAGGTGGTGTGCAGACAGCTGGGGTGTGGCACTGCTGTTTGTGCCCCTGGAAAAGCCTTCTATGGTGCAGGGACTGGAGGGATTATTATGGATGATGTTGTATGTTCTGGTACTGAACAGTCTCTTACCCAGTGCTCCTACAACACAAAGCATGACTGTAAGCATAATGAGgatgcaggggtggtgtgtactGCTACAG gtccctccatctctctcttctcatcataCTCAGCACTCTCAGCTGGAGAGACTCTTCAGATCAGATGCTCTAGGAGTGTATACCAGTGCAATGGCAACTTACTTCTGTACAGAAATGGAGTTTACGTGAATTCAGAGGCTCTTAGTTCCTCCCAGAGCAGTGCTACGTTCACTCTGTCTAATGTGGACTCCTCTCACCAGGGCAGTTACACATGtacctactcctcctcctctactcatAGCCAGCCCATCAGCATCACTGTAG acctacaggaggtgcagtactgtttacagtag
- the LOC134099648 gene encoding uncharacterized protein LOC134099648: protein MLIIDGSNVAMAHGLHTFYSVLGIKLVVEHFKNEGHCVNAYVPIWRKNSRNTVSGHTLLLQLYKDGHVTYTASMAYDDLLMLEEAKNKHGFIVSNDQFRDAPPEYKDTIQRCIRFRFQGNRFQVLPNSCQALDYSDTDTPVVYEHDEWPMHTHSTKAVDNEDTDATIVYDQSTWRMATPSTEIHQDPQIPPASGKVFDCGKASVQYLGKLTLLPATTGDSRAEQHHKSPQDCGGLKKPTSTHLQSLFTMSEPACQQAHLNRLRESSNRGTNSGTNRGTDNIRNSELTSSPQQHTQKVRPQKNRQRRKQQNNKFTSTGSWDLSTVEPTTFETVDQQAHLNTFTRPGNSATNSGTNSIPTSSPQHAQEERQQQNQRRKERTNKLTSMCSRVPSAEPTVESTMKTVDQQTHLNMPKRSVNGGTNNDGNSGSTSSPQYAQGVRQQSKSWWNRQHRQRRKQRTNKVISAGSRDLQTAETTSETSDQKTHLMGSVNSGTSNIIKLIGFALIFISLLYFFYLN from the exons ATGTTGATCATAGATGGAAGCAATGTGGCAATGGC TCATGGCCTACACACATTCTACTCAGTCCTTGGCATCAAGTTGGTGGTTGAGCACTTCAAGAATGAAGGTCATTGTGTCAATGCCTATGTGCCAATCTGGAGGAAAAACTCCAGGAACACAGTCTCCG GGCATACACTTCTACTGCAGCTGTACAAGGATGGCCATGTGACCTACACTGCTAGCATGGCTTATGATGATTT GCTTATGCTTGAAGAAGCCAAGAATAAACATGGATTTATTGTCTCAAATGACCAATTTCGAGATGCTCCACCAGAATACAAGGATACGATTCAGAG ATGCATCCGTTTCAGATTTCAAGGAAACCGCTTCCAGGTGCTTCCAAATTCATGTCAG GCTCTTGACTACAGTGACACTGACACCCCAGTAGTGTACGAACATGACGAAtggcctatgcacacacactctaccaag GCGGTTGACAACGAGGATACTGATGCAACAATAGTGTACGACCAATCAACATGGCGCATGGCCACACCTTCCACTGAG ATCCATCAAGACCCTCAAATTCCTCCTGCATCAGGCAAGGTGTTTGACTGTGGAAAGGCGAGTGTCCAATATCTTGGAAAACTGACTCTACTACCAGCAACCACAGGAGATTCAAGGGCTGAACAACACCACAAATCACCACAAGATTGTGGTGGACTGAAAAAACCCACCTCAACACACTTACAGAGTCTGTTCACAATGTCTGAGCCAGCATGCCAACAAGCTCACCTCAACAGGCTCAGGGAGTCTAGCAACAGAGGAACCAACAGCGGAACCAACCGCGGAACTGACAACATCAGAAATAGTGAACTGACAAGCTCACCTCAACAACACACTCAGAAGGTCCGGCCACAGAAGAACCGACAACGTCGGaagcaacaaaacaacaagTTCACCTCAACAGGCTCATGGGATCTGTCAACAGTGGAACCAACAACGTTCGAAACAGTGGACCAACAAGCTCACCTCAACACATTCACACGGCCGGGCAACAGCGCAACCAACAGTGGAACCAACAGCATCCCAACGAGTTCACCTCAACATGCTCAGGAAGAGCGTCAACAGCAGAACCAACGTCGAAAAGAGCGGACCAACAAACTCACCTCAATGTGCTCAAGGGTTCCGTCAGCAGAACCGACAGTAGAGTCAACGATGAAAACAGTGGATCAACAAACTCACCTCAATATGCCCAAGAGGTCCGTCAACGGCGGAACCAACAATGATGGAAACAGTGGATCAACAAGCTCACCTCAATATGCTCAAGGGGTCCGGCAACAAAGCAAGTCATGGTGGAACCGACAACATCGACAACGTCGGAAACAGCGAACCAACAAGGTCATCTCAGCTGGCTCAAGGGATCTGCAAACAGCAGAAACAACATCGGAAACGTCTGACCAAAAAACTCATCTCATGGGATCTGTCAACAGCGGCACCAGCAATATCATAAAGCTTATTGGTTTTGCCCTTATTTTCATTTCactactttattttttttatttaaactaG